A genomic segment from Aspergillus chevalieri M1 DNA, chromosome 7, nearly complete sequence encodes:
- the dhh1 gene encoding DExD/H-box ATP-dependent RNA helicase DHH1 (COG:A;~EggNog:ENOG410PGHM;~InterPro:IPR027417,IPR001650,IPR014014,IPR014001, IPR011545,IPR000629;~PFAM:PF00270,PF00271;~go_function: GO:0003676 - nucleic acid binding [Evidence IEA];~go_function: GO:0004386 - helicase activity [Evidence IEA];~go_function: GO:0005524 - ATP binding [Evidence IEA]) produces the protein MADTLASQLNSTSLGDDAKWKENLNAPAKDARPQTEDVTATKGLEFEDFYIKRELMMGIFEAGFEKPSPIQEETIPVALTGRDILARAKNGTGKTAAFVIPTLERINPKSTKTQALILVPTRELALQTSAVCKTLGKHLGINVMVTTGGTGLMDDIIRLNDAVHILVGTPGRVLDLASKGVADLSECPTFVMDEADKLLSPEFTPVIEQLLSFHPKDRQVMLFSATFPLIVKSFKDKHMRNPYEINLMDELTLRGITQYYAFVEEKQKVHCLNTLFSKLQINQSIIFCNSTNRVELLAKKITELGYSCFYSHARMLQHHRNRVFHDFRNGVCRNLVCSDLLTRGIDIQAVNVVINFDFPKNAETYLHRIGRSGRFGHLGLAINLINWDDRFNLYRIEQELGTEIQPIPQNIDKKLYVYDSPDTIPRPIAHSSQPRQAIGPVPNANNGEYPQQQQRRHNEHTNGGNYQFNRGRGAYRGRGQGQRRNMQGDANKFVASQG, from the exons ATGGCCGACACTCTTGCTTCACAGTTGAACAGTACAAGCCTAGG GGATGACGCGAAATGGAAGGAAAATCTGAACGCTCCTGCAAAGGATGCTAGGCCGCAGACTGAG GACGTGACAGCTACGAAAGGTCTAGAATTCGAAGACTTCTATATCAAGCGTGAGTTGATGATGGGTATCTTCGAAGCTGGTTTTGAGAAGCCCTCGCCTATCCAAGAAGAAACAATACCGGTTGCTCTTACCGGTAGGGATATCCTGGCACGTGCGAAAAACGGAACAGGAAAGACGGCTGCTTTTGTCATCCCCACCTTAGAACGCATCAACCCCAAGAGCACCAAAACTCAGGCCCTTATCCTTGTCCCCACAAGAGAATTAGCGCTACAAACATCTGCCGTTTGCAAGACACTTGGAAAGCACTTAGGTATCAACGTCATGGTCACCACAGGAGGAACCGGATTGATGGACGATATTATCCGATTGAACGACGCAGTCCATATTCTTGTTGGAACCCCAGGAAGAGTGCTTGATTTGGCCAGCAAGGGCGTTGCCGATCTTTCGGAGTGTCCCACATTTGTTATGGATGAAGCAGACAAGCTGCTGTCCCCTGAATTTACACCCGTCATTGAGCAGTTGCTATCGTTTCATCCCAAGGATCGCCAGGTTATGCTATTCAGTGCCACATTCCCGTTGATCGTCAAGTCATTCAAG GATAAACATATGCGCAACCCTTATGAAATCAACCTCATGGACGAACTTACCTTACGAGGAATCACTCAGTATTATGCTTTCGTggaagaaaagcaaaaggTCCATTGCCTCAATACTCTGTTCTCCAAGCTTCAAATTAACCAGTCGATCATTTTCTGCAATTCGACAAATCGGGTCGAACTCCTTGCAAAAAAGATTACGGAACTGGGCTACTCATGCTTCTATTCTCATGCCCGAATGCTTCAACATCACCGTAACCGCGTCTTCCATGATTTCCGAAACGGCGTATGCCGCAACCTTGTCTGCTCCGACCTACTTACTCGTGGTATTGATATCCAAGCAGTCAACGTTGTCATCAACTTTGACTTCCCTAAGAATGCCGAGACCTACCTTCACCGAATTGGTCGTTCTGGGCGTTTCGGCCATTTGGGTCTTGCCATTAACCTCATCAACTGGGATGACCGCTTCAATCTGTATAGAATCGAACAGGAATTAGGAACCGAGATTCAGCCCATTCCTCAGAACATCGACAAGAAGCTTTATGTCTATGACTCTCCGGATACTATTCCCCGCCCCATTGCTCATTCCTCTCAGCCACGTCAGGCGATCGGCCCGGTCCCGAACGCAAACAACGGAGAGTACccacaacagcagcaacgtCGCCACAATGAACATACGAATGGCGGTAACTATCAGTTCAACCGAGGTCGCGGTGCATACCGTGGACGTGGCCAAGGCCAGCGACGTAACATGCAGGGCGATGCCAACAAATTTGTCGCTTCGCAGGGCTAA
- a CDS encoding putative mitochondrial tricarboxylate transporter (Ctp) (COG:C;~EggNog:ENOG410PI3U;~InterPro:IPR018108,IPR023395,IPR002067;~go_process: GO:0055085 - transmembrane transport [Evidence IEA]): MATASKDQKSKPSSLRSIVAGSTAGAIEIAITYPAEFAKTRSQLNRRLPDGKKLPWPKFGPQWYAGCTSLIIGNSFKAGIRFVAFDKIKSLLQDENGKISGPRTVLAGFGAGFTESLIAVTPFESIKTQLIDDRKSGNPRMRGLVHGSKVIFQERGIRGFFQGLVPTTARQAANSATRFSCYTTLKQLAEGYVAPGEKLGTASTFAIGGVAGLITVYVTQPLDTVKTRMQSLEASKNYKNSFVCAAKIFKDEGVLTFWSGAMPRLARLIMSGGIVFTMSVYPNPAPSRLLTANLWEQV; encoded by the exons ATGGCTACGGCAAGCAAAGATCAGAAATCAAAG CCCAGTAGTCTGCGGTCCATTGTTGCAGGCTCGACGGCGGGagctattgagattg CGATCACCTATCCGGCTGAAT TCGCCAAGACACGCTCGCAACTCAATCGCAGACTACCTGATGGAAAAAAACTACCATGGCCGAAATTCGGTCCCCAATGGTACGCTGGATGTACCTCATTGATCATAGGAAATTCGTTCAAGGCAGGAATCC GTTTCGTTGCCTTTGATAAGATAAAATCGCTTCTCCAGGATGAAAATGGCAAGATTTCGGGCCCGCGGACGGTCCTCGCTGGctttggtgctggtttcACAGAATCGCTTATAGCTGTTACTCCGTTCGAGAGTATTAAGACACAACT TATCGATGACCGGAAATCAGGAAATCCACGCATGCGCGGTCTCGTGCATGGTAGCAAGGTGATCTTTCAAGAAAGAGGTATTCGAGGCTTCTTCCAAGGTCTTGTCCCCACAACAGCAAGACAGGCTGCAAACTCAGCGACAAGATTTTCGTGTTATACTACATTGAAGCAGTTGGCCGAAGGTTATGTTGCCCCTGGAGAGAAATTGGGAACTGCCAGCACGTTCGCTATTGGAGGCGTGGCAGGTCTAATAACAGT TTATGTTACTCAACCCCTTGACACTGTGAAGACCAG GATGCAATCTCTGGAGGCTAGCAAGAATTACAAAAACAGTTTTGTTTGTGCAGCAAAAATCTTCAAGGACGAAGGAGTCCTCACATTCTGGTCTGGTGCTATGCCCCGGTTGGCAAGGTTGATCATGAGTGGTGGAATTGTATTCACCATGTCTGTCTACCCGAATCCTGCACCTAGTAGGTTACTGACTGCTAACCTCTGGGAACAGGTATGA
- the SMC6 gene encoding DNA repair protein SMC6 (BUSCO:EOG092608RH;~COG:L;~EggNog:ENOG410PGUP;~InterPro:IPR003395,IPR027417,IPR027132;~PFAM:PF13476,PF02463;~go_component: GO:0030915 - Smc5-Smc6 complex [Evidence IEA];~go_process: GO:0000724 - double-strand break repair via homologous recombination [Evidence IEA];~go_process: GO:0006281 - DNA repair [Evidence IEA]): MSSHLKRSQSSLGFENNNELGDDDTVHAPGSSHSRKRPRTSASPTSEENEASDGDEAASITESLSEDEDELELRATQAIQQKYSSSNNEENVPAEHGILERVECYNFMCHDHFAVDLGPLINFIVGKNGSGKSAVLTAITLCLGGKASATNRGQSLKSFIKEGKEHAAIVVRIKNQGDGAYLPDDYGKSIIIERHFTKNGTSGFKIKADNGRIVSNKKAELDSIIDYFTLQFDNPMNVLSQDMARQFLSTSSPAEKYKFFVKGVQLEQLDQDYRLIEESVDQILEKLKSKKQDIGILENRKDVARQRLEISDRHESLRNRIRNIRNQMAWAQVEEQEKIRDALEDELAQTTEHIAAAEAELGRFDDAFREVEGESETAAQFVRRAQSKVEQAENEREEIKNRSDQHMSERHDLQAQQRQIREYVKAAETSINEAQQKIAEEAQRLADVSGGSYIRQQEQYEQAQSEANGAKEKYEQLQQDTGRLRQQLEQAGRDAKSAEAPIDKKKADVQQAERLLQNLTEEGGVNYSGYHEKMPMLLRAIQQERSFSRHPVGPIGYHVTLLKQKWSSILETSLGTTLNSFIVTSKRDMNILSGVMQRINCVCPIYIGSDGHIDTSQHEPDADFDTASRVLQIDNDLVRRQLIINHGIEQMLLIETLEEASSVLFDGARPRNVKRCYCIDRRDKRRGIHLSYSRMGEPSQAPVPAYSGSPRLKSDLDSQIRHQREIVEDLRRGLNSQEQEFRLARSRAENCKQALVRHERTIKQQQIVVQRAEDRVEELKEALEKENVGDGSIDILRSALVDAEAGKRLNERQYNDSVEAMKAMMDTLKETRREMKEKDAQIAALQEELRVAQSEEQMVKEKRRQILGSKNAVIERIDLIKRNQEKIRRQNEEAVARVLDYIEKASMVSTRVAVDEGETTHSLDKKLDRLHRDLQRYNREIGASREELAAEASRATVAYERAEKHIRELELLAKIFAETLRHRKDRWGIFRSHISSRAKAQFTYLLSERSFRGRLLADHQGKLLDLQVEPDITKEDGAGRGAKTLSGGEKSFSQVCLLLALWEAMGSPIRCLDEFDVYMDHVNRKMAIDMLMLAARRSIGRQFILITPGSRSDISLAPDVRVKELAEPERGQTTLPFTL, translated from the exons ATGTCGTCGCATTTGAAGCGTTCTCAGTCTTCTTTGGGATTTGAGAACAATAATGAACTTGGGGACGATGACACAGTCCATGCCCCAGGCTCTTCCCACTCG AGAAAACGCCCTCGCACGTCCGCTTCCCCCACGTCTGAAGAAAACGAGGCCAGCGATGGTGATGAGGCAGCGTCAATAACTGAGTCCCTCagcgaggatgaagatgaattAGAACTGCGCGCAACCCAGGCAATTCAGCAGAAATATTCTTCATCGAATAACGAAGAGAATGTTCCCGCGGAGCACGGTATTCTGGAGCGCGTCGAATGCTACAACTTCATGTGTCATGACCATTTTGCCGTGGACCTGGGGCCACTCATTAACTTCATCGTGGGGAAAAATGGGAGCGGCAAGAGTGCAGTTCTTACAGCGATAACCCTCTGTTTAGGTGGTAAAGCGTCTGCTACCAATCGTGGGCAGAGTTTGAAAAGCTTTATTAAAGAGGGCAAGGA ACATGCTGCTATCGTTGTGCGGATCAAAAATCAAGGCGATGGAGCCTATTTGCCGGACGACTACGGAAAATCTATCATAATagaacgccattttacgaaGAATGGAACAAGTGGTTTCAAAATAAAAGCCGACAATGGTCGCATAGTTTCCAACAAGAAGGCCGAATTGGATTCCATTATCGACTACTTCACGTTGCAATTCGATAACCCTATGAATGTTCTATCGCAGGACATGGCGCGTCAATTTCTCAGCACATCCAGCCCGGCCGAGAAGTACAAGTTTTTTGTGAAAGGAGTCCAGCTTGAGCAATTGGACCAGGACTACCGATTGATCGAGGAGTCAGTTGACCAGATTCTGGAAAAGCTcaaaagcaaaaagcaaGACATTGGAATCTTGGAGAACCGCAAAGATGTTGCAAGACAAAGACTAGAGATCTCTGATCGTCACGAGTCCTTGAGAAACAGGATCAGAAATATTCGAAATCAGATGGCCTGGGCTCAGGTTGAGGAACAGGAAAAG ATACGGGACGCTTTAGAGGATGAGCTTGCACAAACAACCGAACATATCGCAGCAGCTGAAGCAGAACTTGGTAGATTTGATGATGCGTTTCGAGAGGTCGAAGGAGAGTCCGAAACCGCTGCTCAGTTTGTGAGGCGAGCTCAATCAAAAGTCGAGCAGGCCGAaaatgaaagagaagagatcAAGAATAGGTCAGATCAGCACATGAGTGAGCGTCATGATTTACAG GCCCAACAACGCCAGATTAGGGAATATGTGAAAGCAGCAGAGACAAGTATCAACGAGGCACAGCAGAAGATTGCCGAGGAAGCTCAAAGACTGGCAGATGTCAGTGGTGGAAGCTATATACGTCAACAAGAGCAATACGAGCAGGCACAGTCAGAAGCAAATGGAGCAAAGGAGAAGTATGAGCAACTTCAACAAGATACGGGCCGTCTACGTCAGCAACTGGAACAGGCCGGACGAGATGCCAAATCAGCAGAAGCGCCCATTGATAAGAAGAAGGCGGACGTCCAACAAGCGGAGAGGCTTCTACAAAATCTTACCGAGGAAGGTGGGGTCAACTATTCAGGATACCATGAGAAGATGCCGATGCTTCTCAGGGCGATCCAACAAGAGAGGTCATTCTCGAGGCATCCTGTTGGCCCAATTGGATACCATGTGACTTTACTCAAGCAGAAGTGGTCATCAATTCTGGAAACCTCGCTCGGCACGACATTGAACAGTTTTATTGTGACTTCGAAAAGGGACATGAACATCCTATCCGGCGTTATGCAAAGAATTAATTG CGTGTGCCCCATTTACATAGGAAGCGACGGCCATATCGACACGTCCCAACACGAACCCGATGCTGATTTTGATACAGCATCGCGTGTCTTGCAG ATCGACAATGACCTTGTACGCCGCCAATTAATCATCAACCATGGCATCGAACAGATGTTATTGATTGAGACACTAGAGGAAGCATCTTCTGTACTTTTTGACGGGGCCCGCCCAAGGAATGTTAAGCGATGTTATTGCATTGACCGGAGAGACAAGCGACGGGGCATTCATCTTTCCTATAGTCGCATGGGGGAACCCAGCCAGGCACCGGTTCCAGCTTACAGTGGGAGTCCGCGATTGAAATCTGATCTCGATTCGCAGATAAG ACATCAACGTGAAATTGTCGAAGATCTTCGGCGTGGACTAAATAGTCAAGAACAAGAATTCCGCCTTGCACGGTCTCGCGCAGAGAATTGCAAGCAAGCTCTTGTACGGCATGAGAGGACGATCAAGCAGCAACAGATTGTTGTGCAGAGAGCGGAAGATCGCGTGGAGGAGCTCAAGGAGGCACTCGAAAAGGAAAATGTCGGTGATGGGAGTATCGATATACTTCGTTCAGCCCTCGTGGATGCTGAGGCCGGAAAACGACTCAACGAAAGGCAGTACAATGACAGCGTCGAGGCCATGAAAGCTATGATGGACACCCTGAAGGAAACAAGACGagagatgaaggagaaagaTGCCCAAATAGCCGCTTTACAAGAAGAGCTCCGGGTTGCGCAGAGCGAAGAACAAATGGTGAAGGAGAAGCGCCGACAAATTCTTGGCAGCAAAAATGCTGTGATCGAGCGAATCGATTTGATCAAGCGTAACCAGGAGAAAATCCGTCGACAAAATGAGGAAGCTGTCGCACGGGTCCTTGACTACATTGAAAAGGCCAGCATGGTGTCTACGCGTGTCGCTGTTGACGAAGGAGAAACTACTCACAGTCTAgacaagaagcttgataggCTCCATAGAGATCTTCAACGCTATAATCGGGA GATTGGGGCGTCTCGAGAAGAATTGGCAGCAGAAGCCTCAAGAGCAACTGTGGCTTACGAGCGTGCTGAGAAGCACATCAGAGAACTTGAATTGCTGGCTAAG ATCTTCGCCGAGACATTGAGACACCGCAAAGATCGGTGGGGGATCTTCAGGTCACACATCTCATCTCGGGCCAAGGCACAATTCACATACCTCTTGAGTGAAAGAAGTTTCCGCGGCCGGCTTCTTGCTGATCACCAGGGCAAGCTTCTAGATTTACAG GTTGAACCCGACATAACGAAGGAGGATGGTGCTGGTCGGGGCGCAAAGACGCTGTCTGGAGGTGAAAAGTCATTCTCCCAGGTTTGTCTATTATTGGCGCTGTGGGAAGCGATGGGCTCGCCCATCCGCTGCTTGGATGAATT TGATGTCTACATGGACCACGTCAACAGGAAGATGGCAATCGATATGCTT ATGCTTGCTGCTCGACGTTCAATCGGAAGACAATTTATTCTCATCACGCCTGGTTCAAGATCGGATATTAGCCTGGCGCCCGATGTCCGGGTGAAAGA GTTGGCAGAACCAGAACGAGGACAAACTACGTTGCCCTTTACACTATAA